The stretch of DNA GAGAGTACGTGTTCTCACCACAGAGTCTCGTTGGCTGTAGGATAAAGGTTGATGCGATCGCTGGTCATCTGCTGACTGAGGGACAGGATCAGGGCGATGAAGtacactgaacacacagaacagaacagaacagtccAAACTTCAACTTTATTACAAATACATCAAATTCAATCAATAGGTCTGATCAGTAACTCATCAATGGACTGATGCTTTCATCTGAACTCTGATTTAGAActaaacatcagattttataaactcttcatgtgtttctgtgcaaACATCTTCTTTTATAAactaactagtaactaaagtttgTAATGGAGTACAAAgtatcatcatcttcatcatgtgAGACTCACAGAAAGAAGCCAGAGCAGCAGGATCCAGAGTGAGGAAGCCTCTCAGAGCCATGGAGGCCTTGGCCAGGTTCACCCTGCAGGTGACAACAGGTGTGACTTCATGTGTGGATTCAGTTCAGTGTGGTTAATGTAGAGGCTCACAGACCTGTCAAATGCTGACACGGTGCTGATGGCGAGCAGCAGGTAGAGCAGAGACTGAGCGGGGTAGGCCAGCAGGTGATACTGCTGCAGCAGGTTGGGCAGCGTGGTCATCTGTTCACCTGCCAACACGTACACGACGATGATGTTCCACACAGCGTAACCAGCCAGGAAACCATGAGAGAACAGGCCGATCACCCTGCAGACGACAGGAAACACagcacaggtcagaggtcattcCATCATTATTGCAGATGCtagcttctgattggctgaggtGCCACAGTTCGGAGCAATCCAGCAgccaaacatacacacattcaatAATCTCCAGGTGTCTGTTTCAACTGATCCGCCAGTGAACCACCTTagcatcaccagactccattaacaaatgtggtgattttaagagttgttgagttaaaacaaactttctaacgtagtgaaactgtgtgtgtgacagattgtaagtcattgtgtccttgttgtaaattcagcattaaatctttcagctgaagttgtttgtctccttgtaaaaagtgtcagtttgtggcagcatgtctgtaccagcctgtctgcttctgtgtctaaagtgctaaagtcttacctgccaacattgatcagctgtttgaacacactgtttacactgatgtcaccatttacactccatttatgaaagaagaaacatgttattgatctaaacatgtcacatgttacaaagacactaaacagtaacaatataggctccttctttgtccccgtggagaaagtccccagactcccttaacaaatgtgtcagtttagtgagttgttgagttggagacactttataaactctgtgaaactctgtctctgactcattctgcattatttggaccttcttgttcattcagcaaatgaacttctttcagtctttgtgtagaaacatggagtctgtttgtctcagtgatggacggtTTGTTTCATAcacagcaggaagtgacatcacatcacaggtgGTCGCTCAGATGCAGGTGTAGCTGTAACCTGACAGACTGAGACTGAACACTGATCGGATCACTAAAGATGGATGGTGGTACAGGTGTGAACAGGACCTCTGCCCTCTTAGTGAGGGTGAGGGTTACTTACCTGCTTCTTAAAGTGAAGGTGAGTCAAGGCCATCACCAGTCAtggaaaaaagtgtgtgtgttgtggttgtgtgtaatgtgtgtaacCTGTGTAACTTgcgtaatgtgtgtgtgcacacctgAAGCCACTGTGGACCCTCATGGCGACGTCTCTGGTGGTCCAGATCTGTCGTGGGTCCATGTAGTCATCCATCGGCTCAGAGTGTCTCAGATGATCGACTCGCTCTGCCTGGAAACGTCCTGCAGGGTCACAGGAGTTCACGTAGAGTCACGTTTGACcttgtattgatttttttgagctgctctggtggatgACGGCTGTGAAGCTGTTGTTGACTTCAGACTGACAgaagtaaatgtgtgtgttctctgctgctgtgttacTAACTCAACTTTAAATCAGACTCACTGTTTCTTTCCACAAAGACCTTCCCGACCGGCTGACTGTGTCCGTGTGGAGCGGAGAACAGGGAATGCTGGGGAATGGGGGATTGGGcatctgtgatgatgtcatcgtcTTCAGCTCCCAGGTCGTTGCTGCTGTGCTCCGTCGCCTTCACCTTCCTGACAGGTGACATCATAAAGGTCTGGCTTtgtgatgataataattaaatattaaaatatttcaaCTATTAGATGTGATTCACATTCCTGTCAGGACGACTGCTCCATCATCAGGTCAGCGTTTATCAGTTTACTCACTGATGATGAAGATGCTGTACTCACTTCTTCCTCTTGGTCTTCCTGGTCACAGCCACAGTCGTCTCCTCTCCGTCCATCAGGGCTTCGTCCATGTTGCCGTTGGGTAAGTCGGCGTTCTCTGTGTCCTGGTctgtcattaaaaacatcacagCTTTATGATCAGACGTGTTAACAGTCATCTTTCTTTGTACTAAGACGTGTTGTCAAtaagagggttagggttag from Sparus aurata chromosome 9, fSpaAur1.1, whole genome shotgun sequence encodes:
- the LOC115588657 gene encoding transmembrane protein 237A-like isoform X2; this encodes MPTVKSKKKKPKKEVNDGEEQGEVGLEMEMEEVTSRGHCDSRDPLTPEPQDPAPQKKKKKKKALTIDQDTENADLPNGNMDEALMDGEETTVAVTRKTKRKKKVKATEHSSNDLGAEDDDIITDAQSPIPQHSLFSAPHGHSQPVGKVFVERNRRFQAERVDHLRHSEPMDDYMDPRQIWTTRDVAMRVHSGFRVIGLFSHGFLAGYAVWNIIVVYVLAGEQMTTLPNLLQQYHLLAYPAQSLLYLLLAISTVSAFDRVNLAKASMALRGFLTLDPAALASFLYFIALILSLSQQMTSDRINLYPTANETLWPPGSEQQILRPWIVVNLVVALLVGLAWAVVSTRPDIDYTEEFLMTMEVEGYPRADEALDIPA
- the LOC115588657 gene encoding transmembrane protein 237A-like isoform X1, which translates into the protein MPTVKSKKKKPKKEVNDGEEQGEVGLEMEMEEVTSRGHCDSRDPLTPEPQDPAPQKKKKKKKALTIDQDTENADLPNGNMDEALMDGEETTVAVTRKTKRKNQTFMMSPVRKVKATEHSSNDLGAEDDDIITDAQSPIPQHSLFSAPHGHSQPVGKVFVERNRRFQAERVDHLRHSEPMDDYMDPRQIWTTRDVAMRVHSGFRVIGLFSHGFLAGYAVWNIIVVYVLAGEQMTTLPNLLQQYHLLAYPAQSLLYLLLAISTVSAFDRVNLAKASMALRGFLTLDPAALASFLYFIALILSLSQQMTSDRINLYPTANETLWPPGSEQQILRPWIVVNLVVALLVGLAWAVVSTRPDIDYTEEFLMTMEVEGYPRADEALDIPA